Proteins encoded within one genomic window of Borrelia parkeri:
- a CDS encoding divergent PAP2 family protein yields MIKELFTNDLFLSCFVSGIVAQMIKYIIQAMKTKKFKTNPKYLLKSIFLETGGMPSSHSSTVTALATSILITEGIDTNFIIALAFALITIRDSFGVRYMAGVQAEYLNALSEQLKMKIKIEPLKIKVVKGHKKKEVFTGILIGIISAWVICSRII; encoded by the coding sequence ATGATAAAAGAGTTATTCACAAATGACCTTTTCTTGTCTTGTTTCGTTTCAGGCATTGTTGCACAAATGATTAAATATATTATTCAAGCAATGAAGACAAAAAAATTCAAAACAAATCCAAAATACCTTTTAAAAAGCATTTTCTTGGAAACAGGAGGAATGCCCAGCAGTCACTCTTCAACAGTAACAGCTCTTGCCACATCAATATTAATAACAGAAGGAATAGATACTAACTTTATTATTGCTCTGGCTTTTGCTTTAATAACAATAAGAGATTCATTTGGAGTCAGATACATGGCAGGGGTTCAAGCAGAATATCTAAACGCTTTGTCAGAACAATTAAAAATGAAAATCAAAATTGAACCTTTAAAAATCAAAGTGGTTAAGGGACACAAAAAAAAGGAAGTATTTACAGGAATACTTATTGGCATAATTTCTGCATGGGTAATATGTAGCAGAATAATATAA